A genomic window from Clostridium aceticum includes:
- a CDS encoding cupin domain-containing protein produces MFNKLSGEGYISNLKDTEQKTLVYGDKTLMVEFKFKKGSVLPKHSHPYEQTGYLISGHMILSIDGKTYDVHPGDSWCILDGLQHSAEAIEDTIAVEVFAPVREDYLPQKTYEEMTK; encoded by the coding sequence GTGGTGAAGGGTATATATCCAACTTAAAAGATACTGAACAAAAGACCTTGGTATATGGAGATAAAACATTAATGGTAGAATTTAAGTTTAAAAAAGGAAGTGTGTTACCTAAACATAGCCATCCTTATGAACAAACAGGTTACTTGATTAGTGGACATATGATTTTATCAATCGATGGAAAAACCTATGATGTTCATCCTGGAGATAGTTGGTGTATTCTTGATGGACTTCAGCATAGTGCAGAAGCAATTGAAGATACGATTGCTGTGGAAGTGTTTGCACCAGTAAGAGAGGACTACTTACCACAAAAGACATATGAGGAGATGACGAAATGA
- a CDS encoding PPC domain-containing DNA-binding protein: MKCSQASIGRVFILRLEHGDQLPDTIEAFALQHKIQSATVFFLGGAEKDSKVVVGPEEGGAEKIVATLTNLSGVSESVGVGTLFVNQEKIPKLHLHAAFGRGRDTVTGCTREGVKIWHIGEVIILELINHSAERKIDPRTGFELLEV; encoded by the coding sequence ATGAAGTGTTCGCAAGCGAGTATAGGTAGAGTATTTATTTTGCGTTTAGAGCATGGAGATCAGCTGCCAGATACAATTGAAGCCTTTGCCCTTCAACATAAAATTCAGTCAGCTACTGTATTCTTTCTGGGTGGTGCTGAAAAAGATAGTAAGGTTGTGGTTGGGCCAGAGGAAGGTGGGGCAGAAAAAATTGTTGCTACGCTTACAAATCTATCAGGGGTAAGTGAATCAGTGGGGGTTGGGACACTGTTTGTTAATCAAGAGAAAATCCCAAAGCTTCATTTGCATGCAGCATTTGGTCGTGGTAGGGATACAGTTACAGGCTGTACAAGAGAAGGAGTAAAGATTTGGCATATTGGTGAGGTGATTATCTTAGAATTAATAAACCACTCTGCTGAAAGAAAAATAGACCCTCGAACTGGCTTTGAACTTTTGGAAGTATAA